AATCCTTCTTGTACCCCATCAATGTGTATTATGAAAATTTCCACCCTTCGCACACAAGTACTGAAGCTCACGAGTCATGTCTAGGGCAGTCGATGAAATTTTCTACATGCAGACTTGAAGATAGAGGGGCAAAGATAAACCTGGGAAGTGTCTTTGACACCACAGTTGGTGATTCTGAAGGAGTGAACAGCCCAGTCCAAATAAAAAGCTTGCTCCGACTTCCTAAGAGGCAAACCTTCTCTTAATGCAGCCTCGTCAATTTGAATAACATTAATTCCAGCCTTCTCAAGATCTTCAACCTCATTCTTGATGGCCAAAGCAATCTGATAGCAGGTCTCAAATCTAAGATACAAAAGGTAgcgataaaaaataataataagtgAATGCAGTAACCAGAAGAAGTAAAATGAGCTAGCTTAGTTTCAGTTGGGTAATTTTCAAACCTGGGTTGGTCATTTCTAACAAAGGACCAGTTCAGAATGGTAACAGGACCAGTAAGCATTCCCTTCATTGGGCGACTAGTCATACTCTGCGCCATCGAGGACCAGAAGACAGTCATTGCCTCGGGACGGCTCACGTCACCGTAGATGATTGGTGGCTTCACACAGCGAGAACCATAAGACTGGACCCACCCATTAACAGTGAAGGCAAAACCAGACAACTGCTCACCAAAGTACTCAACCATGTCATTCCTCTGCATTGATCAAAGATGTTGCAAACAATATTATGATTCTGACTTTTCACAAGAGAAATGCGACTAATTGAAATAGAGCCAGTTTACTTGTCAGGATACCCACCTCTGGCTCTCCATGAACCAGAATATCAATGTCAAGCTCTTCCTGGAGCTTGACAACTTTGTTAATTTCCTCCTCGATGGCCTTAACATACTCATCCTCAGAGATCCTACAAATGCATCAAACAAATTACTAATACACTGAAGAAGTTGAAAGAAATAGTAAATTACCAGGAAACCTCTAtaaaagtaaagaaagaaagctcACTTCCTAGCCTTGTATTCACGGCGGACTTTTCTAAGCTCCATTGTTTGAGGGAAAGATCCAAGGGTCGTGGTTGGAAGAATTGGAAGGTTTAGCTTCTTCCGTTGGGCATCCAACCTGGCACTCACATTTGTAGCTCGGCGGTGATCAGAGCCCATTAAAGCAGTGGCCtaagaaagaaaatactaaCCTCAGGTAAGACCGAGATGATCCAGATCTAGAATATATGGAAGACGgaagaaaagccccaaagaaaTACTTACAGCCTTTTGAACAGCCTCATTTGTCACCTGTGGAGAGGACTTTCTAGAAGCATGGGCTGCTGCATTAGCAGAGAAGAATGCCTGAAGAGAGACGGAAAAAAGGCAGCTGAGAAGGTAAAAGTACCCTAAAGTGATTTCACGATACTGACCATGCAATACAATAAGTGGAAACCTTAAGAAAAGCAAGAGTTTCTCTATTCCATGAATATGAAGAATTTGTTATGTACACAATGACGAGccttccaagaaaaaaaaactcatggcTCAGGCCAaagttcgtttttttttcagTCACCCAGGCTTTAGAAACGCACAATGGACTCACAAAACAGCATTAAGTTCCATAGATGAAGCTAAAGCCGTATCTCTTTACTTTCCAAAGACTCATAATGAACATATAGttcaaacaaatgcaaattacAGATAAGCCCAAGATTGTAATCTAATTACATTTACAGCatctatgtagcaccgacacttcAAAAGGGCaccgtgtccacgtattggacacgggaacacggcggggacacgcccaaatacgtattggacacgccacgtggcgtgtccaataatttttattattttttgatgggGGACACGGCTgagggtcaaaatgtaatatatatttttaattttgaggggttaatatgaaattattcaaaaatattagGGTTAAATTGTAATTATGCCTTTATTTGGACCATGGTAATCTTATACATTCATATAGGACATGTCTTCATCAAcagtggaagaaaagaaaaaatatatgtatatatgtatttatatatatatatatatatatatatttatttatttatacacgtggcgtgtcccccgccgtgcccgtatccccatttttttaaaattgccgTGTCACTTGTCCGTATCCGTATcggtgtccgtgctacatagcaCAACatcaaaattgttaaagttTCAATAATATGAAGCATAATGATGTTGCATATACTAAATCCAACTAATTGTTTGCAATATACTCTTCATTTTCATGCAAGAGAAATGACAAAGGGAAACATTAACAGAAAGAAGTCAGAAGATGAAGTACCTCATCTTTCTCACCAGACAAAGCATTTGCCAAGGCATTGACTTCATCTACTTTCTGTGCAGCAAATGCAAGCCAGGATTTAATCTCTTTGTCCAACTTAGTCTCATAAACTAAGTCAACGGCAGTGTGAAGGAGAGAACAGGAGGTTGAGACAACAATCTTCTCTGTTGATGATTATCATAATAAAAGCCACTAATCAGCCGCTACCAAAGGATACTGTTTCCTTTCATTAgaaaagaaatgacaaagaaaaagggaaaagttAAAGAAATGAAGAACTATCTTCAGTAAAAATAAGTCTCTATGTAAGGACGGAAACTAACTCAGGTTGAACTAATGGTCGGCACAATGGGACAAAGGTGCATGGGAGAAgttgaaagaaacaaaagttaCAAGTGGCTTAAATCTTTAGTACTTCATGTAATCCAAATATAGGATGAAAAAGTTGACCACTTTTGCTCTGCATGAAACAAGCTATCTCCAGTATGACAATTTGGCCTCTGAAGTTCCTTAAGATAACTAATGATGAATACTGTGATAAAAAACAGATCTTTACTGATTGTGTACTGATAGTTATAGAAAATGAGTAAAATATTTTGCAGCCATTCCAGATTTCAGAATCTTGTAAGTAAGAAACTTTTTGCCCAGAATACAGATTGTAAAGAATTTCACACTAACTTTTATGTAGCCTTGTTTGCCAGCAAAATACCAGGCTTCATCCATCATAAGTTTCACCAACAACGAATCAGATTTGCGTGGTACCAAGTTTTTCCAACACAAAGGCACCAGAGGCGATGGGGGAAGAACAGAGGGTTTCAGAATGCAGAGAAGAGGTCGGGGATTGAATTGACACTGCTACTGGTTTCAGATAAAGGGGATGAGACACTTGAGAGAACTTTACTTGAATGTGAATAAAAGTAGAGTTTTGGTCACTTGGAGTGTTTGGTAATGAATATCTAGTTATAAAAACAACAATTATTTTGGCTAAAAGGAATCATAGGACTGTAATCATAGATAGATACCTTTTCCCACAATGCCCTCAAGAGCCTGCAGGGTATTTAGAGAAGCCGCAAGATCATTTGCCCAAATGTTCCTTCCATCAACCACTCCAGCAAAAAGGTGCTTGCCTGAAGGAAATCCACTCTTAATTAAATCAAGGGTCCTTGTTCCGCGAACCAAATCAAACCCGAAGCCAGTAACACCCTTCAACGCCATAAGTGTTTTGTAAGCCTCAACGGGAACATCAGCAAAGTATGTCTCGATAACAACATTCAAACCAGAGAGCGATGACTCCAGCTCTGAGTAGGCATGAGTAAATGCCTGCAATTTGTGAGACTCGAGATCCATCACAAGAGTGGGCTCATCAAACTGAATCCAGGAAGCTCCAGCTGACTTCAGTTCCGCCACAACTTCCCTGGATGGTAAATGTATCACATGGAGAGTTTAATGGATAGAAATAACATGAAAGCTAAAGAAATAAGTCACAAATAATATTCCCAAGTCCTTACTTGTAGACTGGAAGAATGTTTTCAACCAGAGAGAGAAGCGAAAATGACTTCTCAATGCCCTTAGCCGGTTTTGATAACAGCAAGTACGACACAGGACCAACAAGGACCGGGATGGTTTCAATTCCAAGCTGCAATATTACAATATCAACTATACTTAACATCTCAACCAATTCCAGCAAATCTGATGAAATTTAGATGTAACAAAAGTTAGCAACTTATTCTATCAGCGTTACATAGTTACATGTTTGACCCAAAATTGTTACGCTAAAAATGGTCACCAAAATTAAGAAAGAGacataaaaaaaggaaaaaaagaaaaaaggggacACGGCTAATAGAGGAAAATTCCAAACTTACAAATCACATAAACAACCAGGAAGCCCTCTAGGCCCCTACCTCCTAATCGGCATCCCCCGATTTGGCATTTCCAATAAATATGAATACGACAAAAACAACGAACAGGTGAGGGACAGATGTATCCCATTAATATCACACAACATGTATCGGTAAATGTAAATGGATGACAACTTAGGCAGCAGCAATAAGAAATTGATGAGgaaagagcatctccagccctaaGCCATTTACTTTGCCAGCCCCACAGTGTGGCACAAGTTCTTAAAAAAACGTCTCGAAACCAAGTTAATCACTTGCCAAAATAGTTTTGAGAAATATTGTGCAATTTGGAACAAGAATCGGcataagccaaaaatattttttttttatccctctCCAGATGGGCACAACAAAAATGACTCAAGGACTTGGattttctatttcttatttcattgTAAGACAAGGTTAAGGAAGTTCACATTTCATAGTAAGGAAAACTTTACAACCTCCCAATAAATGGGAGGCAGAAAACCCACCCATCATGACACTTTATCTAACAGTACCATGCAGTATATTACATAGCCAAATCTTCTGGACGTGTACCTCTACTCTAACCATACCCCACTTTTGAATAAGGATTCTTATAATCAAATAGTTGGGTTCAGCAAGGTCCACTGCTTGGACACGGTTCCACATTCTAACAGTTTGAGACCATGTAACAACACCTTTGAGCGATGGAGATAACAAAATGAAGTGATTCAGCTTCAGTACACATCCACCCATGGTTATATTTAATGTGAAACCCTACCAAAAGATTAGCAGAAAGATAAGGAGATCTGGCATACTTACGGCTTTGGCCTCCTTGAATTCATTCACTGCCTTGTGAGATGCGTAGGAAAACTTCACATCTGGTCCTAATTCTGGGACAATGTAATGGCTGCATCCAGTGCCATATATGTCATTCTGAATAAATCATGATCACAGATTCTAAATTCTTCATAGTGGATTAACTGTGAGAATCATAATCATCACTTACTAGTTAGTATCAAACCACTTCGTCATTTCCATAGCAGGAACAGAAGCATTTCCCCTCGCCATGGAAAAGTAGACATCAAAACCAATCTCACCTCCATTCCAACCGTATCTATGGGGAACAGCCCCGACCATCGCTGTGGTGTCTAGAACTTGATCATAGTATGAGAAAGTGTTGCTTGGGATATACTTGATCCCAGCATCGGCCATTTGCTTCCAGATAGACGACCTGAGATCAGCTGCCACCTTCTG
The sequence above is a segment of the Rhododendron vialii isolate Sample 1 chromosome 13a, ASM3025357v1 genome. Coding sequences within it:
- the LOC131312479 gene encoding 5-methyltetrahydropteroyltriglutamate--homocysteine methyltransferase-like codes for the protein MRHISALPSLAASSLAIVSRPSSSLFPSPATNRLVRFHFRLRTMASHIVGYPRMGPKRELKFSLESFWDGKSSAEELQKVAADLRSSIWKQMADAGIKYIPSNTFSYYDQVLDTTAMVGAVPHRYGWNGGEIGFDVYFSMARGNASVPAMEMTKWFDTNYHYIVPELGPDVKFSYASHKAVNEFKEAKALGIETIPVLVGPVSYLLLSKPAKGIEKSFSLLSLVENILPVYKEVVAELKSAGASWIQFDEPTLVMDLESHKLQAFTHAYSELESSLSGLNVVIETYFADVPVEAYKTLMALKGVTGFGFDLVRGTRTLDLIKSGFPSGKHLFAGVVDGRNIWANDLAASLNTLQALEGIVGKEKIVVSTSCSLLHTAVDLVYETKLDKEIKSWLAFAAQKVDEVNALANALSGEKDEAFFSANAAAHASRKSSPQVTNEAVQKAATALMGSDHRRATNVSARLDAQRKKLNLPILPTTTLGSFPQTMELRKVRREYKARKISEDEYVKAIEEEINKVVKLQEELDIDILVHGEPERNDMVEYFGEQLSGFAFTVNGWVQSYGSRCVKPPIIYGDVSRPEAMTVFWSSMAQSMTSRPMKGMLTGPVTILNWSFVRNDQPRFETCYQIALAIKNEVEDLEKAGINVIQIDEAALREGLPLRKSEQAFYLDWAVHSFRITNCGVKDTSQIHTHMCYSNFNDIIHSIIDMDADVISIENSRSDEKLLSVFREGVKYGAGIGPGVYDIHSPRIPSMEEIADRVKKMLAVLESNILWVNPDCGLKTRKYGEVKPALSNMVAAAKLLRTQLASTNPADIKPSFKGCMDKMI